Proteins from one Cryptomeria japonica chromosome 4, Sugi_1.0, whole genome shotgun sequence genomic window:
- the LOC131079862 gene encoding probable disease resistance protein At4g33300 — translation MREKVQQSNMEMLQRYTFPSMMEREIWPCILGTLTIYYTAFRKRLVIERKDFCSLEKWELLRDRAFDTQILSILTGPIDENDWYDMNFPETEALFLFFSSTEYFLPQFLKSMKKLKFLMIYNCGTNKAIVKGLDVLSSLTQLKSVRLERLILPFAEEQGIEELQNVEKLSLSLCEGFENISTFTKVQDFNLDHSNDSELPFGICNMPSTLSCSITNCHQLQILPYDFGNMSNLRMLRLSALPRLEQLPVSIGKLVRLEYLDISLCEGLKELPKEIGQLKKLRELDMRECTRLMALPSTVCELSSLKLVTCDETIGKQW, via the exons ATGCGAG AGAAAGTACAACAATCCAATATGGAAATGCTTCAGAGGTATACTTTTCCCAGCATGATGGAACGCGAGATTTGGCCTTGTATTTTGGGCACCTTGACAATATACTACACCGCATTCCGCAAGAGGTTGGTCATAGAAAGGAAGGACTTTTGTTCGTTAGAGAAATGGGAGTTGCTCAGAGACAGAGCATTTGACACTCAAATTCTCTCCATTCTCACCG GCCCTATAGACGAAAATGACTGGTATGATATGAATTTCCCTGAAACAGAGGCTCTGTTTTTATTCTTTTCTTCAACAGAATACTTTCTTCCCCAATTTCTGAAATCGATGAAGAAACTGAAGTTTCTGATGATATACAATTGCGGTACAAACAAGGCAATAGTGAAAGGTCTAGATGTCTTATCATCACTCACTCAACTCAAGAGTGTCCGCTTGGAGAGGTTGATTTTACCCTTTGCTGAAGAACAGGGCATTGAAGAACTGCAGAACGTAGAGAAGCTATCTTTGAGCTTATGTGAAGGATTTGAAAATATATCCACATTCACCAAGGTACAAGATTTTAACCTGGACCACAGCAATGATTCGGAGTTACCTTTTGGTATCTGCAATATGCCCTCTACTCTGTCATGCTCTATTACCAACTGCCATCAGCTTCAAATTTTACCATATGATTTTGGAAATATGAGCAATCTGAGAATGTTGAGATTATCGGCATTACCACGCCTGGAACAGCTTCCTGTGTCAATTGGGAAACTTGTACGGTTGGAATATTTAGACATTTCACTATGCGAGGGCTTGAAAGAACTTCCAAAGGAAATAGGCCAGCTCAAGAAATTGAGGGAGCTTGATATGAGAGAATGTACTCGTTTGATGGCGCTACCTTCAACTGTTTGTGAACTAAGTTCCCTGAAGCTTGTTACCTGTGATGAGACGATAGGGAAGCAATGGTAG
- the LOC131079865 gene encoding probable disease resistance protein At4g33300, giving the protein MVSVTASCMQVESHKAWKRATNKISKRKYTSHYYGKGPYTLPQINFNSLDDVHKECLLDLALFPVDRKICADALLDIWVYVEKLQRRDAFAILSELADRNLLNLTGNPRGSTAIPYGNASELHISQRDVIRDLIFYLGHEDNILHRKRLFIERKNGSLLGKHELFRGRAFDAQILCILTGPMEENDWYDMNFPETESLLLLFTSTEYCLPPFLKTMKKLKFLMISNCGIDKATVKGLEVLSSLNQLKSVRMERLISPLGGKQGIEALQNIEKLSLSLCEGFENIPAFTSLQDLNLDHNNNLEELPLGICNIPSILSFSITNCHQLQNIPYDLGKMRNLRMLRLSALPCLEQLPASIGKLEQLEYLNISLCEILTELPNEIGQLKKLRELDMRECSSLTTLPSTVCELCSLKLVTCDETIGKQWLRAKNTSILDLSVQIVEAYFSLDWLDI; this is encoded by the exons ATGGTTTCAGTGACTGCAAGCTGTATGCAAGTGGAATCACACAAGGCTTGGAAGAGGGCAACGAATAAGATTTCTAAAAGAAAATACACATCACATTATTACGGAAAAGGGCCATATACTCTACCGCAGATCAATTTTAACTCTTTAGATGATGTACACAAGGAATGTCTCTTAGACTTGGCATTATTTCCCGTAGACAGGAAAATATGTGCTGACGCACTTTTGGACATATGGGTTTATGTTGAGAAGCTACAAAGGCGTGATGCTTTTGCCATCTTATCAGAACTTGCGGACAGAAATCTGTTAAATTTAACTGGCAATCCAAG AGGAAGTACAGCAATCCCATATGGAAATGCTTCAGAGCTACACATCTCCCAGCGTGATGTAATACGAGATTTGATCTTCTATTTGGGACACGAAGACAATATTCTCCACCGCAAGAGGTTGTTCATAGAAAGGAAAAATGGTAGTTTGCTGGGGAAACACGAGTTGTTCAGAGGTAGAGCATTCGACGCTCAAATTCTCTGCATTCTCACTG GCCCTATGGAGGAAAATGACTGGTATGATATGAATTTCCCCGAAACAGAATCTCTGTTGTTACTCTTCACTTCCACAGAATACTGCCTTCCCCCATTTCTCAAAACCATGAAAAAGCTAAAGTTTCTGATGATATCCAATTGCGGTATAGACAAGGCAACAGTTAAAGGTCTAGAGGTCTTATCGTCACTCAATCAGCTTAAGAGTGTCCGCATGGAGAGGTTGATTTCACCCCTTGGTGGAAAACAGGGCATTGAAGCACTGCAGAACATAGAGAAGCTATCTCTGAGCTTATGTGAAGGATTTGAAAATATACCCGCATTCACCAGTTTACAAGATTTAAATCTCGACCACAACAATAATTTGGAGGAGTTGCCACTCGGTATCTGCAATATACCCTCCATTCTGTCCTTTTCTATTACCAACTGCCATCAGCTTCAAAATATACCATATGATCTTGGGAAAATGAGAAATCTAAGAATGTTAAGGTTATCGGCATTACCATGCTTGGAACAGCTCCCTGCTTCAATTGGAAAGCTTGAACAGTTGGAGTATCTAAACATTTCACTATGTGAGATCTTGACAGAGCTTCCAAATGAAATAGGACAACTCAAGAAATTGAGGGAGCTTGATATGAGAGAGTGTTCCAGTTTGACAACGCTACCTTCAACTGTTTGTGAACTATGTTCCTTGAAGCTTGTTACCTGTGATGAGACGATTGGGAAGCAGTGGTTGCGGGCTAAGAACACTTCTATTCTGGATCTTAGTGTTCAAATTGTGGAAGCATACTTTAGTTTGGATTGGCTTGATATCTGA